From a single Pseudophryne corroboree isolate aPseCor3 chromosome 6, aPseCor3.hap2, whole genome shotgun sequence genomic region:
- the LOC134936099 gene encoding uncharacterized protein LOC134936099, with the protein MDDATADGILRDILNKPDYCHNTSIQNSNVVDEQPFFPHATGGRAKTFEYKADDAVAMRYAPTIPTCSDTVAQIHRLSTSGKISKRTTAAETESHQFAAADDAVARRYAPLIPTVSDTCAQIHRPSTSGKISKRTTAAEAENHQFVTPAIVHKGVARSSVMAVHNGCIVPNKRKPARPRTNERSHNSTFTDLKRKLSYSENDKPQRRRIALQTVSCVSNDVAVTSKHTAFNTADRDVAGNTKTVKVKRASRLSRSNVKQLSQSAVITIPDTQVCSETETRHIAGIGLLSNIDSRSNVKQMSQADVITITDTQDCSETETRHIAGNPVISDIDDINGQELITNCVESTTQDPQNSSDEVLSAVAGIPGDTTTVDCVTSMPNIFTTTALVHASADACVPARGLVPDIVDECQNSEQLGQDAEIQFYALLGKIREDVENMGVKAGYLLKHIKGVCHGSKCKQDIVKEVVETYMNVMSKYIDRSVKTTEFIKANIHHFAEINETDP; encoded by the exons atggatgatgcgacggctgatggtattctacgggatatattgaacaaacctgattattgtcacaacacctctatacagaacagcaatgttgttgatgagcaaccgtttttcccacacgctacagggggtcgtgctaaaacattcgaatataaagcag atgatgctgtagcaatgcGCTATGCACCGACGATACCAACATGCAGTGATACAGTAGCGCAAATACAccgtcttagtacaagcgggaaaatatcaaaacgcacaaccgccgctgaaacggaaagccatcaattcgcagcagcag atgacgctgtagcaagacgctatgctcctttgataccaacagtcagtgatacatgcgcgcagatacacaggcctagtacaagcgggaaaatatcaaaacgcacaaccgccgctgaagcggagaaccatcaattcgtaacgccggcaattgtacataagggcgttgctaggtcatcagttatggctgtgcataacggctgtatcgtcccgaacaaacgaaagccagctcgaccaagaacgaatgagagaagtcataattcaacatttacagatctgaaaagaaaattgtcatattccgaaaatgataagccgcaacggagaaggatcgcgttacaaactgtatcatgcgtaagtaatgatgttgctgtaacatcaaaacacacagcgtttaacactgcagaccgggatgtcgctggtaatacaaagactgtaaaggttaagagggcatcgcgtctctcaagaagtaatgttaagcaattgtcgcaatccgctgtaatcacaattccagatacacaggtttgttctgaaacagaaacaaggcacatagcaggcattggtttgttatcaaatattgactcaagaagtaatgttaagcaaatgTCGCAAGCCGATGTCAttactattaccgatacacaggattgctctgaaacagaaacaagacacatagctggcaatcctgtgatatcagatattgatgacataaatgggcaagagcttattacaaactgtgtagagtcaacgacacaagatccgcagaatagttctgatgaagtattatcagccgttgcaggaatacctggtgatactacaacggttgattgtgtaacatcaatgcccaatatttttacaacgacagccctggtacacgcatcggctgatgcttgtgtaccggcgcgagggctagtgcccgacatagttgatgaatgtcaaaattcagaacaattaggccaagacgctgaaatacaattttacgcgttgttgggtaagatacgtgaagatgttgagaacatgggtgtaaaagccggatacttgttaaaacacattaaaggtgtgtgccacggtagtaaatgtaaacaagacattgttaaagaagttgttgagacgtatatgaatgtcatgtcaaaatacatagatcggtcggttaagacaactgaatttattaaagccaacatacatcattttgcagaaataaatgaaactgatccgtga